From the Candidatus Zixiibacteriota bacterium genome, one window contains:
- a CDS encoding DNA translocase FtsK 4TM domain-containing protein, whose amino-acid sequence MGKRKSQSLSNRWRRLTGGLVFIAAVLILVALATHSSVDDARIKGELDRFLDPFEIQYRNQGGMLGAYLSYALMVVLGWLSFFIPLGLFLLSLRLFSTEPAAYMRLTGLVSFLVAVLGTVVYNVSHLSTPLLGMESGAIGGYALVKLTAVCLKVLGTAGTYVVCGGLIVVLLLTFTSVHHLLRWGQSDSQPGWIRHLGISAWAAIKRFFSFDWLSGGAVTEDTEGRNEDEEHAESIPSDLDLPEDEMVESEAGELTDKSGEMHTGRRRTTLKRPAEKIHIESMKYEYPGLDLLNDPPESSVTVSDDELQMTARMLKETLETFQISIEGAITSSPGPIITRFEFKPGAGVKVNRIVSLADDLALALKAKRIRIVAPIPGKAAVGVEIPNRHTQSVYLKELLSTEEYHDNRLRLPLALGKTINGKPFVTDLARMPHLLIAGATGSGKSVCMNTLITSLIYKLHPLHIRFVFIDPKMLELSVYANIPHLGRPVITSPKRAEQVLADIVVEMEKRYRRLAEGGVRNIEDYNRRQSKEEEKLPYIVVCVDELADLMMAATSSKVETLITRLAQMARAVGIHLVLATQRPSVDVITGLIKANFPARIAFQVASKVDSRTIIDANGAEKLLGSGDMLFLSTGHPEPTRLHGAYISSEETDKIVEFIKEQGLQMMALEGISQATGDNAEAEVDLGDPLFREACEVVIRHKQGSVSLLQRRLGIGYQRAARLIDKLEQAGVVSPFDGSKARDVIVDQAYVDAMFSGSPGEPADRSS is encoded by the coding sequence ATGGGCAAGCGCAAAAGCCAGAGTTTGTCGAATCGGTGGCGCCGCTTGACCGGCGGACTGGTGTTTATCGCCGCCGTACTTATCCTCGTAGCGCTGGCTACCCACAGTAGTGTCGATGATGCCCGCATCAAGGGAGAACTCGACCGCTTTCTCGATCCCTTTGAAATACAGTACCGCAACCAGGGGGGTATGCTGGGAGCATATCTGTCCTATGCGCTGATGGTCGTACTGGGGTGGCTGTCGTTTTTCATACCGCTCGGTTTGTTTCTGCTGTCCTTACGTCTGTTTTCAACAGAACCGGCGGCATATATGCGCCTCACCGGGCTGGTCTCGTTCCTGGTCGCTGTTCTGGGCACCGTTGTATACAACGTCTCGCATCTGTCCACACCGCTCTTGGGCATGGAGAGCGGCGCGATCGGCGGTTATGCACTGGTCAAGCTAACCGCCGTCTGCCTTAAGGTGCTGGGAACCGCCGGAACTTATGTCGTCTGCGGCGGTCTGATCGTGGTGTTGCTGCTGACCTTTACGTCCGTGCACCACCTGTTAAGGTGGGGACAAAGCGATTCCCAACCGGGCTGGATTCGCCACCTCGGCATTTCAGCATGGGCGGCGATCAAACGGTTCTTTTCGTTCGACTGGCTCTCCGGCGGTGCAGTCACGGAGGACACGGAAGGACGGAATGAGGATGAAGAGCACGCGGAATCGATTCCGAGCGACCTTGACCTCCCTGAAGACGAGATGGTGGAAAGTGAAGCCGGTGAGTTGACTGACAAATCGGGCGAAATGCACACCGGTCGAAGGCGCACCACACTGAAACGGCCTGCGGAGAAAATTCATATCGAGTCGATGAAGTACGAATACCCCGGCCTTGATCTCCTCAACGACCCGCCGGAGAGTTCCGTTACGGTCAGCGACGACGAACTCCAGATGACCGCGCGAATGCTTAAGGAAACGCTTGAGACTTTTCAGATATCAATCGAGGGAGCAATCACTTCCAGCCCCGGTCCGATCATCACACGGTTTGAATTCAAACCGGGTGCAGGGGTCAAAGTCAATCGCATAGTGAGTCTGGCCGATGATCTCGCGCTCGCGCTAAAGGCGAAGCGCATCAGGATTGTCGCCCCCATTCCCGGCAAGGCGGCGGTCGGTGTGGAGATTCCGAACCGCCACACGCAGTCTGTTTATCTAAAGGAACTGCTCAGCACCGAGGAGTATCACGATAATCGCCTTCGCCTGCCGCTGGCGCTCGGCAAAACCATTAACGGCAAGCCGTTCGTGACCGACCTGGCCAGGATGCCGCACTTGCTGATCGCGGGGGCTACCGGCTCGGGCAAGTCGGTCTGCATGAATACGCTGATTACGTCGCTCATTTACAAGCTCCACCCGCTGCATATTCGTTTCGTGTTTATCGACCCCAAGATGCTCGAACTCTCAGTCTACGCCAACATACCGCACCTCGGACGCCCCGTGATTACCAGTCCGAAACGAGCCGAGCAGGTACTGGCGGACATCGTGGTCGAGATGGAAAAACGATATCGCCGCCTGGCCGAAGGCGGCGTGCGCAATATCGAGGACTACAACCGCCGCCAGTCCAAAGAGGAGGAAAAGCTCCCGTACATAGTGGTGTGTGTGGATGAGCTGGCCGATTTGATGATGGCGGCCACATCATCCAAGGTGGAGACCCTGATAACCCGTCTGGCTCAGATGGCCCGTGCGGTCGGCATCCACCTGGTCCTGGCCACCCAGCGGCCATCGGTGGACGTAATCACCGGTCTGATCAAGGCGAATTTCCCGGCGCGAATTGCGTTTCAGGTGGCCAGCAAGGTCGATTCGCGGACCATTATAGACGCCAACGGCGCGGAAAAGCTGCTCGGCTCAGGGGATATGCTGTTCCTGAGCACCGGCCACCCGGAACCAACCCGTCTTCATGGTGCTTACATCTCCAGCGAGGAAACCGACAAAATAGTCGAATTCATCAAGGAGCAGGGACTCCAGATGATGGCTCTCGAGGGCATCTCCCAGGCGACCGGTGACAACGCCGAGGCGGAGGTCGATTTAGGTGATCCGCTGTTCCGCGAGGCCTGCGAGGTGGTTATCAGACACAAGCAGGGATCAGTCTCGCTGTTGCAGCGGAGGCTTGGAATCGGCTACCAACGAGCGGCGCGGCTGATCGATAAGCTGGAGCAGGCGGGCGTGGTTTCGCCGTTCGACGGTTCCAAGGCGCGTGATGTAATCGTGGATCAGGCGTATGTCGACGCCATGTTCTCCGGCTCGCCCGGCGAGCCGGCCGACCGTTCGTCCTGA
- a CDS encoding HU family DNA-binding protein, with the protein MTKDEMIAIMAETSGITRKQATQALEAFMENVTRSLKKGTKVSFSGFGTFAISNRKARTGRNPQTGAAISIPATRVPVFRAGKNLKEAVRK; encoded by the coding sequence ATGACCAAGGATGAAATGATCGCCATCATGGCTGAGACATCCGGTATTACCCGGAAGCAGGCGACCCAGGCCCTGGAGGCGTTCATGGAGAACGTGACGCGGAGTCTAAAGAAGGGCACCAAGGTCAGCTTCTCCGGATTCGGTACCTTTGCCATTTCGAACCGCAAGGCCCGCACCGGCAGGAACCCGCAAACCGGCGCGGCCATCAGCATTCCGGCCACCCGGGTGCCGGTTTTCAGAGCCGGCAAAAACCTCAAGGAGGCAGTGCGGAAGTAA